One region of Oncorhynchus nerka isolate Pitt River unplaced genomic scaffold, Oner_Uvic_2.0 unplaced_scaffold_2221, whole genome shotgun sequence genomic DNA includes:
- the LOC115117576 gene encoding large ribosomal subunit protein eL18 translates to MGVDIRHNKDRKVHRKEPKSQDIYLRLLVKLYRFLARRSTAPFNKVVLRRLFMSRTHRPPISVSRMIRKMKLPGRENRTAVVVGTVTDDVRIQDIPKLKVCALKVTDGARRRILKAGGQVMTFDQLALAAPKGQGTVLLSGPRKGREVYRHFGKACGTPHSHTKPYIRSKGRKFERARGRRSSRGYKA, encoded by the exons ATG GGAGTTGACATCCGACACAACAAGGACCGTAAGGTGCACAGAAAGGAGCCCAAGAGTCAGGATATCTACCTGAGGCTCCTGGTCAAG CTGTACAGATTCCTGGCCCGTCGCTCCACTGCTCCCTTCAACAAGGTGGTCCTCAGGAGGCTCTTCATGAGCAGGACCCACAGGCCTCCGATATCAGTGTCCCGCATG ATCCGTAAGATGAAACTGCCTGGTCGTGAGAACAGAACCGCAGTTGTTGTGGGAACCGTCACTGATGATGTCAGAATTCAGGATATCCCCAAGCTAAAG GTGTGCGCTCTGAAGGTGACTGACGGCGCTCGCCGCAGGATCCTGAAGGCCGGAGGCCAGGTCATGACCTTTGACCAGCTGGCTCTGGCTGCCCCCAAAGGACAGGGCACCGTGCTGCTGTCAG GACCCCGCAAGGGCAGAGAGGTGTACAGGCATTTTGGAAAAGCCTGTGGAACCCCCCACAGTCACACCAA gCCCTACATTCGCTCCAAGGGCAGGAAGTTTGAACGTGCTCGTGGGCGCAGATCCAGCCGTGGATACAAGGCCTAA